The segment GGATTTGAAAGTTTAATTGTAAAAGTTTCTTCTCCCTCAATCATCCCATCTTTATTAACGAAAAACACAATCGCCTTTTCTAATTGCCCTGCAGAAAAATTCAGAACCCCCTGACTCAGAGTAAAATCCTGACCTGCTTTGGCGCTGCCATTAATAACTTGATAAGACACACTGGCTGCATTGGCTGCTCCATAACGCCTGACTAACACTGAATGAATCATCACCGTCTCATCAGCTACGTAATTACTGGAAATAAATTCAACTGGTCCTTGAGCTACATTTTTAAGAGCACGAAAAGCATTTAATCGCCCTCCTGTAACACACTTGCCTTGCAAGGAATTTTTCTTATCAACACTCTCCAAAATCTCTTGTTTAATCTTGGCATAAGACCACTCTGGTTTTTTACTTTTAATTAAAGCCGCAACCCCAGCCACCAACGGAGCTGCCATAGAAGTTCCACTTAAATGATCATAGCCACCAGAAGAAACCGTACTGTAAATGTAATCACCTGGCGCAGCCAAATCAACGTTAGTCTTGCCATAGTTAAACTCTTCATCAAATTCATCATACCGATCCGTTCCTGTTACAGCGATAATGTTATCAAATGAAGCCGATGCAGGATAAACGGGCGTTTCATCATTATCAGAAGAATCATTGCCTGCAGAACATACCACCAAAATTCCTGCAGCCTTAGCCTTTTCCAGTGCTTCCTTTTCATCAAGACCATAAAAAGCACCACCGAAAGAACAATTCAAAATTTTAACACCTTGATCAATAGCATAGTTAACCGCACTCAAAAATGCATCACTGTAGATACTTTTTACATTACCACATTTTAAAGCCATCAACTTTACTGTCCAGTTAACTCCAGCAACTCCCACGTTATTATTTCCCGCTGATCCAATAATTCCTGCAACATGAGTTCCGTGAGTGTCGCTATCCATCGGATCACCATTATCTTTCCAAAAATCATAGCCATAAACATCATCCACTAACCCATTACCGTCATCATCTAATCCATTATTGGCAATTTCCTTTGTATTTTTCCACATATTAGGTGCTAAATCAGGATGATTATAAGCAATTCCAGTATCAATAACTCCAACAACAACACTGGCACTTCCCTTAGTGATTTCCCAGGCTTCAGGAGCATCAATATCAGCATCAGAAAAATTTTTCCAATACCAATCCCCTATTACACTCTCCTGCCAATGTAACCCCCACTGCTTTTTAAAATTAGGATCATTCGGCACGGCATCTAAAAACTTAACATAATTTTCACTCACCCTTTTAACTATTGCGGAATGATCGTTAAAATAAGTGATAGCCCTTGGCAAAGTCTCAAAATTCAAACTTTTCAACTCAACCACATAAGCATTTTCACCATAAATTTTTTTCAAAATTTTACCTTCGCAACCCAAAATAATATTTCGCAAATCACTTTCCTTGCTTCCCTCACGCAACCGAACAATCACCTGGTTTGCCACTTTAACTTGGGAAACTTTTTGCACACCTCCTGTTCCACGCACGTAAGAAGTTTCAACCAAAAGATAAGTGTGATCCAAATTAATAATCTTTTTTACAACAAAATTTCCTTTGTCATCATTTCCAGTCGAACTCAAAAGAGGAGTAGAATTTTCGAAATTAGATAACTCATCTGAATATGTTTTAAAAATAAAAATAAAGTTAAGTAAATAAACTATTAATATTAATTTTTTAATAAAACCCTCCTTCGCCATATTGTTTAATAATAAAACACAGCCTCAAACAAAAAGCAACGAATGCAAAAGGAAATTTAAAGATTTTTAAACTAGGTCCTATTAACTGACCTACAAGGTCTGCAAAAATCTTACTAACTGCTCGCGGCTCGGGCTAATAGCTTGCCGCACATAAAAGCCGCTAGTCGCCACACCTAGCTGCAACGATTGCGCTAAATCACACCCCAACAAACGTCCAATACAATAACCGGCATTAAAATGATCCCCAGCGCCTGTAGAAATTTTAGGATTAGCCGTGTAAGGCCCCGCAACCACCGCCGTAGCTCCTTGCGAATCCGCAGCTACAGCATAAGCTTTAGGATGAATCACGCACCCATGAGTGCCTAAGGCTTTATTGATTTTCACTGCTAAATCCACAACTAACTTCTCCCCTTTGCCTGATGTCTTAACATTCAAAGCCTTTGCAACTTGCAACGCCTCCTTCTCACTAAATCCAACCGTCACGTCATGATGTGACTGAAATTTAGCCACTAACTTTAAATAAGTGGAAATATCAGGATTCGATCGCTTTTCCGGATCGCCCAAATCAAAAAAGAGCATCTTCCTTACCGCTGCAGGCTTAGCCAAAATGTCTGTTTGCAACTTCTTCACCGTCGTCGTCAAATGCGGCAACATGCTCCAATTACTCATCGCCACAAACCGCGCCGCATCCCACAATTTGCGCCACGTCGTTTCTCCAATTCGCTTACGAATATTTTCATAAGTCACCTCACCCACATTCGCGTGTTTCCCGAGAAATAATTTTCCATCATCAAATTCCAATGCATCCGTCAGGGCCGGTTCCGCCACCCCCAAAACATTCGCCCGCTTAGAAAACTCTGCAAACACGGGATGCACCTTGGGATAACCCGTCATCCCACAATAAGTTACCGGAACACCCAAAGAAGACATAGCAAAAGCCATAACCGGCCCATAGCCACCCACCTTGGTTCCCATGGACACGACTTCTAAGTTAGCGCTCTTGCCCGCCGAAGCGCCTACTCGTTGTCCGAACGCTTTCAACGTCTTAACACGAGTAAACTCAGTCGCCGACTTGCGAGTATCCACCACATGATAAAGATGATCCACAAACCCATCGAAACCCAACAAAGCCGGCGTGCGTTGAAGCGCCGCGCGCGAACCAATCAGTTTTTCTGCAGTTTGACGTGCCAACCGGGAAGAAGAAGCGGTATTCATAATTTAAAAAATAAACTTAACCCCTTAGCCAAAAAGATTTAAAAAGCAATTCTAAAGTTAAGAGTTGTTAAATTTTGCCAATAGACTAACTTTTAAAGCCTATTTGTTTTATGATGGAAGTAACACCCCCTCAAACTCTTAAAACGCGGCTCCTAAAAAAAATGGTGCTCCTAAGCTGCCGATTCCCCTGGCTAACCCTTGCCCTAGCTATTCTTCTAGCAGCAGGCGGCCTTTTTCTTACCCTTACCCGCCTCGGCTACCTTTCCAACCCCAACGACCTCATCCGTCACGACGCCATCTTTCAT is part of the Verrucomicrobiia bacterium genome and harbors:
- a CDS encoding S8 family serine peptidase, which encodes MSSTGNDDKGNFVVKKIINLDHTYLLVETSYVRGTGGVQKVSQVKVANQVIVRLREGSKESDLRNIILGCEGKILKKIYGENAYVVELKSLNFETLPRAITYFNDHSAIVKRVSENYVKFLDAVPNDPNFKKQWGLHWQESVIGDWYWKNFSDADIDAPEAWEITKGSASVVVGVIDTGIAYNHPDLAPNMWKNTKEIANNGLDDDGNGLVDDVYGYDFWKDNGDPMDSDTHGTHVAGIIGSAGNNNVGVAGVNWTVKLMALKCGNVKSIYSDAFLSAVNYAIDQGVKILNCSFGGAFYGLDEKEALEKAKAAGILVVCSAGNDSSDNDETPVYPASASFDNIIAVTGTDRYDEFDEEFNYGKTNVDLAAPGDYIYSTVSSGGYDHLSGTSMAAPLVAGVAALIKSKKPEWSYAKIKQEILESVDKKNSLQGKCVTGGRLNAFRALKNVAQGPVEFISSNYVADETVMIHSVLVRRYGAANAASVSYQVINGSAKAGQDFTLSQGVLNFSAGQLEKAIVFFVNKDGMIEGEETFTIKLSNPQGMALGSKQECAVSIVDNSPGVIELVLPEFVAYESIGKVTVTAVRKGGSFGPASVQYSVSSLFEGPTFAKAGQDYLFLPGGSLTWKDGESGTKSFTITLIDDAITELLEKANISLFNVKGATLNNKKTADLLIEDNEPTQYFFYKYPGYAINSYEVTEGAKTYMVEIARKGFRKKENVHFVTKDGTAKGEENDLDYVAYSTDLSFQAKSEGVWQIALEVVADQIAEGDEFYSLKLIPQSAQSLGSTATTIIKNGSQPGTLKLQNEFSEITEGDVTEFYIVRENGTDGAVSIDYKIEGTAQVGADYEILNGLAKTGTIHFESGQSIAAVQFSIIEDGIVENDESIKIMLFNPKNGVQLGIPSQGEIVIQGDASN
- a CDS encoding carbohydrate kinase family protein, with the translated sequence MNTASSSRLARQTAEKLIGSRAALQRTPALLGFDGFVDHLYHVVDTRKSATEFTRVKTLKAFGQRVGASAGKSANLEVVSMGTKVGGYGPVMAFAMSSLGVPVTYCGMTGYPKVHPVFAEFSKRANVLGVAEPALTDALEFDDGKLFLGKHANVGEVTYENIRKRIGETTWRKLWDAARFVAMSNWSMLPHLTTTVKKLQTDILAKPAAVRKMLFFDLGDPEKRSNPDISTYLKLVAKFQSHHDVTVGFSEKEALQVAKALNVKTSGKGEKLVVDLAVKINKALGTHGCVIHPKAYAVAADSQGATAVVAGPYTANPKISTGAGDHFNAGYCIGRLLGCDLAQSLQLGVATSGFYVRQAISPSREQLVRFLQTL